From Perognathus longimembris pacificus isolate PPM17 chromosome 4, ASM2315922v1, whole genome shotgun sequence, one genomic window encodes:
- the Gpr55 gene encoding G-protein coupled receptor 55, translating to MSQPPEGSNCSFSDVDELTRTLQLAVHIPTFLLGLLLNLLAIRGFSSFLRRRRDYAATSIYMINLAVFDLLLVLSLPFKMALSRGRPPSPAVCTLVECLYFVSMYGSVFTISVISLDRFLAIQYPLLVSHLRSPRKTLGICFAIWLLVWTGSVPIYSFHGQVETYTCFHNMSDGTWSARVFFPLEVFGFLLPTAVVSFCSYGSMRTLAGRRGRTQDWAQQRACVRTIGASLAVFVASFLPVHLAFLLQFLVRNGFIAACAARRAISLFLQLALCVSNVNCCLDVFCYYFVVKEFRAGIMAHRPSRVRLVLQDTVTSRGLSHSGLAGVMPS from the coding sequence ATGAGCCAGCCCCCTGAAGGCAGCAACTGCTCGTTCAGCGACGTGGACGAGCTCACCAGGACCCTCCAGCTGGCCGTCCACATCCCCACCTTCCTCCTGGGCCTGCTCCTCAACCTGCTGGCCATCCGCGGCTTCAGCTCCTtcctgcggcggcggcgggactACGCCGCCACCTCCATCTACATGATCAACCTGGCCGTCTTCGACCTGCTGCTGGTGCTGTCCCTCCCGTTCAAGATGGCCCTGTCCCGCGGGCGGCCGCCCTCCCCGGCCGTCTGCACGCTCGTCGAGTGCCTCTACTTCGTCAGCATGTACGGAAGCGTCTTCACCATCTCCGTCATCAGCCTGGACAGGTTCCTGGCCATCCAGTACCCGCTGCTGGTCAGCCACCTGCGGTCCCCCCGCAAGACCTTGGGGATCTGCTTCGCCATCTGGCTCCTGGTGTGGACGGGGAGCGTGCCCATCTACAGCTTCCACGGGCAGGTGGAGACCTACACGTGCTTCCACAACATGTCGGACGGCACGTGGAGCGCGCGGGTCTTCTTCCCCCTCGAGGTGTTCGGCTTCCTGCTCCCCACGGCCGTCGTGAGCTTCTGCTCGTACGGGAGCATGCGCACGCTCGCGGGCCGCCGGGGCCGCACGCAGGACTGGGCGCAGCAGCGGGCGTGCGTGCGCACCATCGGCGCCAGCCTGGCCGTGTTCGTGGCGTCCTTCCTCCCCGTGCACCTGGCCTTCTTGCTGCAGTTCCTGGTGCGGAACGGCTTCATCGCCGCCTGCGCGGCCCGGCGCGCCATCAGCCTGTTCCTGCAGCTGGCGCTGTGCGTCTCCAACGTCAACTGCTGCCTCGACGTCTTCTGCTACTACTTCGTCGTCAAGGAGTTCCGCGCGGGCATCATGGCCCACCGGCCTTCCCGGGTGCGGCTGGTCCTGCAGGACACGGTGACCAGCAGGGGGTTAAGCCACAGTGGCCTCGCTGGCGTGATGCCATCTTGA